The following proteins are encoded in a genomic region of Schistocerca serialis cubense isolate TAMUIC-IGC-003099 chromosome 9, iqSchSeri2.2, whole genome shotgun sequence:
- the LOC126419861 gene encoding protein lethal(2)essential for life-like, with protein MALTPLISHLLEDVDRQMSLFDQNFGLGLTHDDLLLPRLSIVPSLSGYYRPWRHLAARNSGVSTIQNNKDGFKVNLDVQQFKPEELTVKVVGDSVVVEAKHEERKDEHGYISRQMQRRYLLPKDVVTDQVQTQLSSDGVLTISAPKKALPAAEGSERVVQIVQTGVPAVTNQQQQGGEKMEQ; from the exons ATGGCTTTAACACCGCTGATCAGCCACTTGCTTGAGGATGTCGACAGGCAGATGTCATTATTCGACCAAAATTTTGGCTTGGGTCTGACACATGACGATTTGCTTCTCCCTCGTCTGTCTATCGTCCCTAGTCTTTCTGGATACTACAGACCATGGCGTCATTTGGCAGCTCGTAACTCCGGCGTATCTACCATTCAGAATAACAAAGATGGGTTTAAG GTCAATTTAGACGTCCAGCAGTTCAAACCGGAGGAGCTGACGGTAAAAGTAGTGGGCGACAGTGTGGTGGTAGAGGCAAAACATGAAGAGCGTAAAGATGAGCACGGATACATCTCGCGCCAGATGCAGCGTCGTTATTTGCTGCCGAAGGACGTCGTGACTGACCAGGTGCAGACGCAACTATCATCAGACGGCGTCCTCACCATCTCGGCACCAAAGAAG GCTCTCCCTGCAGCCGAGGGTAGTGAGCGTGTAGTACAAATTGTGCAAACAGGTGTTCCAGCTGTTACCAACCAGCAACAGCAGGGAGGAGAGAAGATGGAGCAGTGA
- the LOC126419859 gene encoding uncharacterized protein LOC126419859, translating to MNNAQGEILKKYGNDCVCVDGTHGLNGYNFELITLLVLDDLRQGFPCAFLISNRNDSQMLSIFFQHIKRQVGSISPNVFMSDLAESFFIAWNDVMAAPSMRLYCTWHVDRCWRKNIKCKIQGVEKQGEVYKQIRTLMHEQDVDSFDEMLNIVLERLECDPDTVQFATYFRDNYVGNANSWAYCHRLNAGINTNMHIERMHRTIKYIYLGSKCVKRLDKAIFALMSFVKHKLFDRLIVLNKGKLTSKLKDIRLRHKSGNNIKEDFITMEFSGWKVRSSSRRSTDYFVYDNDFQCNCRLMCIKCRACIHRYSCTCIDYTIKWNMCKHIHSVCQIQLKQQPSEHLRNSEVTLTESEDISVVDEKTEILAEVTKKSVNDSVPLSVQRRELIAEFSGIVSELTSNDLETAKKMLSSLKATVAVGMLQQKQAPLQIERKQSQKILPQRRLYSTKKNKRSNNASLVLPNSEESSLIKLSLLADKEDALVGKGSAVKKQPTIKNTEGVAGPFPITACALQHSPTNRSTPMIQPIAKQAEVVSSPSLATSYVLKHSPRNSSTSTIQPIPKQAVVVPHPSIGTVRVLLHSSTNGAVLPHLNQ from the exons aTGAACAATGCTCAAGGCGAGATATTAAAGAAATATGGGAACGACTGCGTTTGTGTTGATGGGACACATGGTCTTAATGGATATAATTTTGAACTTATAACTCTACTAGTGCTAGACGATCTAAGACAAGGGTTTCCATGCGCGTTTCTAATATCTAACAGGAATGACTCCCAGATGCTGTCCATATTTTTCCAGCACATAAAGAGGCAGGTTGGATCAATTTCGCCAAATGTTTTTATGTCGGATTTGGCCGAGTCTTTCTTTATTGCATGGAATGATGTCATGGCAGCTCCATCTATGCGACTTTATTGTACATGGCATGTTGATAGATGTTGGAGGAAGAATATCAAATGTAAGATTCAAGGTGTAGAAAAACAAGGTGAAGTATACAAGCAAATcagaactttgatgcatgagcaggATGTAGATTCATTTgatgagatgttaaatattgtgctAGAGAGATTGGAATGTGATCCTGATACAGTTCAATTTGCCACATACTTCAGAGACAACTATGTTGGGAATGCAAATTCTTGGGCATATTGCCATAGATTGAATGCTGGAATCAATACCAACATGCATATAGAAAGAATGCATCGCACTATTAAATATATATATCTAGGTAGTAAATGTGTCAAGCGTTTGGACAAAGCTATTTTTGCATTGATGTCATTTGTGAAGCACAAGCTGTTTGACAGGCTTATTGTGCTAAATAAAGGTAAACTGACGAGTAAACTTAAGGACATTCGGCTTCGGCATAAATCAGGGAATAATATTAAGGAGGACTTCATTACTATGGAGTTTTCTGGTTGGAAAGTGCGTTCTTCTTCAAGAAGGTCAACAGATTATTTTGTATATGATAATGACTTTCAGTGCAACTGCAGATTGATGTGCATTAAATGCAGGGCTTGCATTCATAGGTATTCTTGTACATGTATTGACTATACCATCAAATGGAATATGTGCAAGCACATACATAGTGTTTGCCAGATTCAGTTAAAGCAGCAACCTTCTGAACACCTAAGAAATAGTGAAGTTACACTTACTGAGAGTGAAGATATTTCTGTTGTAGACGAGAAAACAGAAATACTAGCGGAGGTAACGAAAAAAAGTGTTAATGATTCTGTACCTTTGTCAGTCCAAAGAAGGGAACTTATCGCAGAGTTTTCTGGTATTGTATCTGAGCTGACCTCAAATGACTTAGAAACTGCTAAAAAAATGTTATCGTCACTAAAGGCAACTGTAGCTGTCGGAATGTTGCAGCAAAAACAGGCACCGCTGCAGATAGAAAGGAAACAATCACAAAAGATTTTACCTCAACGTAGACTGTActctacaaagaaaaacaaaaggagTAATAATGCATCCCTGGTGCTACCAAATTCAGAAGAATCCAGTTTGATCAAATTATCTCTACTGGCAGACAAAGAAGATGCACTTGTGGGAAAAG GTTCAGCTGTTAAAAAGCAACcaacaataaaaaatacagagGGTGTAGCAGGTCCATTCCCCATTACAGCATGTGCCCTACAGCACAGCCCGACGAATC GCTCAACTCCCATGattcagccaatagcaaaacaggcTGAGGTGGTATCTAGTCCGTCTCTCGCTACATCGTATGTGCTGAAACACAGCCCGAGGAATA GCTCAACTTCCACAATTCAACCAATACCAAAACAGGCTGTGGTGGTACCACATCCATCCATCGGTACAGTGCGTGTGTTGCTACACAGCTCAACAAATG GTGCCGTTCTCCCACATTTAAACCAGTGA